The following is a genomic window from Serratia ficaria.
ACGGCCAGGGCGCCGCGGAGCCGGAAGGCGCGATCGGCGTCAGCGTGCCCAAGGCGGTGGGCAGATTCGTGCTGCATCCGCACATGCCGGAATTCCTGCGCCGTTACCCGAAGGTGGACGTTCGGCTGCGGCTGGAAGATCGTTATATGGATCTGATTGACGATAGGGTCGATTTGGCGCTGCGCATCACCGATCGCCCTTCTCCCGGGTTGATCGGCCGTCAGTTAATGAGGATAGATCATCTGCTGTGCGCCACCCCGCACTACCTGGCGCAGCACGGCGCGCCCCGGCAGCCGCAAGATCTCACGGCGCACAGCTGCATTTATCTCGGCGAAACGCCCAACGACGCGCGCTGGAAATTTCGCCGCGGCGGCAAAACGACCACGGTGGCAGTGCGCGGCCGCTACGCCGCCAACCATACCGGGGTACGGCTGGACGCGGTGAAGCAGCATATCGGCATCGGCAGCCTGCCGTATTTCACCGCGCGCCAGGCGCTGGACAGCGGTGAGCTGGTGCAGGTGCTGCCGGAATGGGATTTCCTCAGCAGCTATCACGGCGGCCTGTGGTTGCTGTATGCGCCCAACCAGCACCTGCCGCCCAAGCTGCGGGTGTTTATCGATTACCTCGTCGCCCGCCTGGCCAAAGAACCGCAGCTACAGCGCCTTGCGTAGGGTGATGTTGATGCGGTGCGGCCCCACCAGCGAATGGTAGCCTTCCTTGACCGGCATGATGCCGTGAAAGCACAGCCGCGACGGGCCGCCCCACACCACCACGTCGCCGTGCGCCAGCGGGATGCGCCGCGCCCGATCGCTGCGCTGCAGGCCGCCGAACTGAAACACCGCCGGCAGGCCGAGCGACACCGAAACGATCGGCGAACCGAAATCATGCTCGTCCTTATCCTGATGCAGCGACAGCTTGCTGCCGGGATCGTAGCGGTTCATCAGGCAGGAGTCCGGCACGAAGGGCGCGAACCCGGCCTGCTGCGCGGCTTCGTCCGCCAGCGCCAGCAGAATCTCCGGGATCGGCGGCCAGCGCTTGCCGCTGCGCGGATCGCGCGCCGAGTAGCGATAGCCGCGGCTGTCGCTGCTCCAGCCGTTGCCGCACCAGCTCATCGCCACCGACATCACATGCCCGCCGGGGGTGGTCATGTGCCGCCACGGCACCTGGGCGACCACGCCCCGCACCGCCGCCAGCAGCTCCGGCCCGTGATCGCGCACGAAGCCATGCATCACCACCGCCCCCGGCACGATCTGCTCGCGCCACGGCGGCGGTGGCGAATCTTCAAAGAGATCGATAGTCATCGCGAAACCTGTATGAATACACAGTATTCATTTTAAACGCCGCGCG
Proteins encoded in this region:
- a CDS encoding LysR family transcriptional regulator, whose amino-acid sequence is MSTNLSHSLLAEMAVFVEVVESGSFSAAARRLGASPSAISRSVARLEQALALRLLHRTTRKLRLSEAGEEVLLHCRSMLAAADAVMAVNGQGAAEPEGAIGVSVPKAVGRFVLHPHMPEFLRRYPKVDVRLRLEDRYMDLIDDRVDLALRITDRPSPGLIGRQLMRIDHLLCATPHYLAQHGAPRQPQDLTAHSCIYLGETPNDARWKFRRGGKTTTVAVRGRYAANHTGVRLDAVKQHIGIGSLPYFTARQALDSGELVQVLPEWDFLSSYHGGLWLLYAPNQHLPPKLRVFIDYLVARLAKEPQLQRLA
- the alkB gene encoding DNA oxidative demethylase AlkB — translated: MTIDLFEDSPPPPWREQIVPGAVVMHGFVRDHGPELLAAVRGVVAQVPWRHMTTPGGHVMSVAMSWCGNGWSSDSRGYRYSARDPRSGKRWPPIPEILLALADEAAQQAGFAPFVPDSCLMNRYDPGSKLSLHQDKDEHDFGSPIVSVSLGLPAVFQFGGLQRSDRARRIPLAHGDVVVWGGPSRLCFHGIMPVKEGYHSLVGPHRINITLRKAL